The genome window GCTATAGCGTGATTCAAGTGTAAAGGTAATTTCCAATTGAGCCGACCTATGCAGTTTTTCCGTGAATTCAGTCTCCACTaacgcgggaacattgcctttaatgtTCCCTTCAGCTCTACGTATTGAATCGGGCCTTTAATGTAAAAGTGCCATGTTGTAAATAAACTGACGCCTAAGTGAGTTCAATCTCCAAAAGCAATACGTCCTGTAAGGATTTCAGTACAATAACTTTAATATCACTACCAGTACCAGCTAGAGACCCTTCTATGTATCAAACCAAGTAGTTTTTATTGCCTTAGTGAATATGATCATTTCAAGATCGTTATATTGTACCAATGATAATGCAGTAACATTGACCTAAGTAATGTAATGAATCAGTTGCATAATTGATAGTTATTATCTAAGCGTTAAAGTTAATAGTCAAAGGCCTTCATTTTGCTACAAAGTGTTAAACATAACTGACCCATGTTAAATATTGCTATGGTTGTATATGACTTTTCTTCGCCTGTATACTTTTTCTGACTGATggaatgttattttttatttggtCAGACAATCAGGAAAATGAATTGAATCTGAGATTTGTAATCGTTCATTTGTACAGTTCTCTTTGGTGCAGTTTCTAGTTTGACTTGGAACACTAAGTTGAATGTTTTATAGTTGACCTGTGTATTTGCCTCATCAATATAGTGAAGGGTTATTTATGTAGTTTGCATGAAATGTAACTTTGGGctggattcaatccgtatcgcgGAAGATCACATTAAAGTGTAGAGGTCATTTCCGATTAAGCCGACATATGCAGTGTTTGTCTTGAATGCAGTCTCCACGAACGCGGGAACATGGGCTTTCAATTTAAATGGAGCATAATAACGCAGATCTCCCATAATACTTCTGCGATGCGGTGAGAATCCAGCCCTTTGTTGTACAATTGAAATTGCTGCTTATAACCTGTCTTTGGAGAAAATACCACAGAGTTCATCTGACAGAATGTAATTTCAAACATTGACCTTATTATCAATAACAATAAAATGGCGtttttgtttacaaagcattGTGGACTTGTTATATTCTCAACCACTCAACCCTTCATACTATCACAGGCCCATGAATATCACTGCTCCTCCAGCCTTATGGAGACGCTGCATAACTGGTGGGATATTCATTCCACGGAATGGAGCGACTGCTAAATAACCAACATGGAAATGTGATATACAGCACCATCTGGTGGTGTAAAGCTGAATGACTCCAATGGCCAGGCGATACAACGTTTTCCTCCATCACCACCCTCATCTGAGGACGTGACCTcaagaggacagacaggcagaacagcctgaggcccttctctcctccttcagcaaATCACTGATCTGTATGTGATTATATGGGCTATGTGTagatggaggctggtgggaggacctataggaggatgggcgtattttaatggctggaatggaattaatgggaCGGTACTAAACAAACATATGGCAACCACTCCTTTCCatcaattccattccagccattacaatgaacctatccgcctatagctcctcccaccagcctccactgcatgTGTGAGCTAAAGCTGCCTAGCCAATCCCTCCCTCTCAGGTCTGTGGGTATTTTAATGAGGAAATCATTTAATGTATTCAAACATGGATAGTGTCACATTTCAGAGAGTAAGTCCTTCCCTCGATCTTCCCTCATGCACTCCCCTTCACTGCTCTGACAGAAGTGTCTAGGTCAGATGAAAACATACACTAAGCTCTTGGATTGGAATGGCTTTAATATCGAGGTACCACATACTTTCTAGGCAAGCATTCGCCATAGCTCGATGGAATAGAGCAGggttattcaactcttaccctgtgaggtccagagcctgctgctgcttttctcttctacctgataatgaattgcactcacctggtgtcccaggtctaaatcagtccctcaTTAGAAGGGAACAATGACAAAACACAGTGGAAGTGGCTTTGAGGTCCTGCCATGAGTTTGAGGGGAATAGAGAAGGAATGAGACACATGAGAGACTTTGAGGTTTGGTTTATGTTGATTATTTATTGGGTATTTACAAACAAGCACATGCGGGAGTCAGACACTGACTGACGCTACAGGGACACAGTACACTATGGAACAGTGAGGTACGGGGCAGGCTACATCACACCAGAGAGATACAGAACCCACTGCTACACACACATGCTTGTTCGTTCGCACGcaagcacgaacacacacacacacacacacacacacacacacacacacacacacacacacacacacacacacacacacacacacacacacacacacacacacacacacacacacacacacacacacacacacacacaccagtggaggctgctgaggggaggacggctcttaATAATGGCAAATGGAATCAAACACCTGGCAACCAGGTGTTTAATGTATCTGATACCATTCCACATATtcctctccagccattaccacaagccagtcctccccaattaaggtgccaccaacctcctgtgctacacacacacacacaaaaaccccagatagagagatagagagatagacgtGAGGGGACAAATACAACAgaggtgtatatatacacacctttCAGGGATTCCAGGGTCAATAAACACCACGTCCAATAAATGTACAGCTTTTCATACAAATCAATGCATTTATCATGGATCATCTCACACAATGGAAAATATACCCgaaacaacaaaaaataattaGAAAATCAATATACTGAGATTGTTACCATCACAGACCATGTTTATTTCCTGAAGTTCGGTTTACCCTTCACCTACATCTAGGCAGGGTACATTGAAAGGTGGGCCTTGCTGACACTAACTAGCTACTCCCTCATACAGCCTAATTTACTACAAGCTGTAATTAAAATACATTATAGATAGCTCTAAAACAACTCATGTCAATTTAGTGGCCGAAGAAAGTAGTTGTCTGGCTTGTTTTGCTGCCGTGACCCAGCTAAAGCCTTTAGAAGACCAGGGGTGTAGTGTGACTGGCCATGACACACAGTGGCTCCACTGTTTGGTAAACAACTATCTATTGGAGCGACACATTGTCTTGAGACACGCAGCGATTTGGATTAGCTAGTTAGGTTGTTGCCATACTAGCAGGTGCCATACCATTGCACTTGCTGGAAGATTTGGTAAAGTAGCCTGTATAATGCAAGTGCAAAGTTACAATGTTTCCAATCTATTGTTGTCATAGGGACACTAACCCTGTGCTACACCACAGAGGCTTGTTGGCATGGTAACCTTTTATACCTTCTTTATTATATTCAGACCAATCAAAATAGCGATATTCCCATTGAATTTGAATTTATGGGTAATATGTTTTATTCTTCATTCCTCAAGTAACCTGAACTCTTCAAGAAGCGCCATGTCACCCGCAAgtgacaaaacaacaaaaacagcaAACAAACAGTTCCTTTAAACCAGAAGCCTTTGAGAAGTACATCATATGCATCATCATTACCAAGCCTACAGAATAACTACCAACCAAATCAGAAGAGAAACATAGTAATAAACATTATTACTTTAACGTTATTCTACTACCACTATCGTTACTACGGTATTAAAAATGATGACCTTACACGGGTTAGCATGACAGGTAGGGAAAGAAGGAAGGTACATATGAGAGCTGGGGTACGGTTGGGGGAAGGGCAGCCTCTCCCTCAAACACATAGGCTTGACAGTCGTGGTGTCTTCATACACATACAGCACATCAGGGAGTAGCTTACTGCTTCATCTGAAAGCTTGGATAGTCACGGTGGGGAACATACAACTATGGCCCTGGAAACCCACATTGTCTACTGGTCTCAGTAGCCTTTTGAATTGTCTTGTAGTCAGACTTAGTAACGCCCAGGTAACCAGTCAAGTTAAACATCTGGGGAATCAAAGATACCAATTGATCTATGAGGTAAAGGAAAAGTAACCAGACTAGAGTTGATCATCCCTGGGATGAGTAGAAAGAGACAGGTCTCAAGTccctcagactgtctgtctgtctgtctgtctgtctgtctgtctgtctgtctgtctgtctgtctgtctgtctgtctgtctgtctgtctgtctgtctgtctgtctgtctaacaccctgctcgtctgtctgtctgtctgtctgtctgtctgtctgtctgtctgtctgtctgtctgtctgtctgtctgtctgtctgtctgtctgtctgtctgtctgtctgtctgtctgtctgtctgtctgtctgtctgtctgtctgtttaactgtctgtctgtctgtctgtctgtctgtctgtctgtctgtctgtctgtctgtctgtctgtctgtctgtctgtctgtttatctgtctgtctgtctgtctgtctgtctgtctgtctgtctgtctgtctgtctgtctgtctgtctgtctgtctgtctatctgtctgtttaactgtctgtctatctgtctgtctatctgtctatttatctgtctgtctgtctgtctgtctgtctgtctgtctgtctgtctgtctgtctgtctgtctgtctgtctgtctgtctgtctgtctgtctgtctgtctgtctgtctgtctgtctgtctgtctgtctgtctgtctgtctgtctgtctgtatgtcgcAAAGCATTGATATTTCCATAAGCACTGAGTAGTATGTGTTAGTGAGGTTTAAGAGGTGTGGACTGATTGAAGTTACAGCATTGCTATGCCAGTTATATTTATATActgttggatactagaatgtcctTTAGATAGATATGTGTCATATAGATAGATATTCTTCTGCATTCAAGGGTTGGGCTCAATTCGAATTGAAGGCTGCCAATTCAGGAAGAGATTTGAATTTAAAATCAGCTACTTAAAAAACATAAATAGCTTCTCCTTTTCAATTCATTAAGAAATCATTAAAAATACAGGCCCCTATTTCAATCAtcgaattggaatttcagtttacttcctgaattgactgccaTATTGAGCCCAACCCCACTGCATTCACTCAAAGCATTCATTATACAATAAATGCAGTCTAAAGGTATGAGACCATCAGGTTATGATGAAGATATGAACGATATGAAGTCAAGACAATGCAAACACACACTAAGATGAAGCCACTGGATTCCAATAATTGACAAAAAcactggagctgtctgtgtgtataaTGACTATAGAGTAGTGACTGGTGAGTTGGGGATAAAAGGCCAGATCACTTATCAATTTGATTCATGATCAACCTTATCTATAGTAACGTTTGACCATCTGTTTTCTCTTGGTTATCTATCCATCTATCGGTTAAATTCATCTATATTCATATacctatatattatgtatgtataTTTATACAGTCAAATAGTTATCATTTTTAAACTGACTATTAATTGTAGTGGGAACATgtcaaacacacagagactaagTGAAAGAGGTGAGAGATCAATAGGGGTGAAAGGTCAAATAGAACACAGAAAACAGCTACATTGCACTATGGTACTACGTTACGTAACAAGGGCTACGCTCCAATACTCTACCATGGCTCCCTTCACCGGTTAGCCTGGCGGCAAGGTCTGGGTCTAGAGCAGAAACCGACCTGGCTACCAGGCTATACATCTTCCCATAGTGACTGCTGATCTGAAAGTGTTTGGATAAGCTGAATGCATTGGTTGCATGTTTCGTCACAATATTGTTTTTAACGTTCGTTTGGACTGATGCCCGACTGAGCGTTCTACGCAATGCATCCTCATCATTAAGCGCTGATGAAGATTTCATCGAAAGTGCATTACAGTGGCCTggaaatacaatgacattcaaaAACAGGCAAATAATTATGAGGAAAATCTTTCgtcatcattttgatgtcaccAGATAGACTTTAGATGCAGTAtaacattagctaactagctTCAATTGAGGGGAGGCCACCTGGTTGTAACTAGCTTACGTTTGCTTTGCTAGCTATTTTTGCAGAATTTTGCTATTCATTTATACTAAACAGTAGTTAGACTCAGAACGACGGGGCTTATCACCACTTTAGGTCACCGCCGATGGCGGCTTGGCATGACGTGACGGAGGTGCAACCTATGAATAGAATTCTACAAAGCTTTATCCAGTCCTTCTCAGATCAGTGGTCACAAAAGAGAGATGATGAATGGAGGAcatttaaagggatagtccacACCAAGATAAGTGTTTGTCTGAAGTTTTCACACTTCAAAAGTGGTCTGAAGTCGTGCTGGGTCCATATTCCACACCATCTGGTGAGCTAAATTCAATCTTCCTTCAATCCCCCTAATTAGATGGCATTAGATGGTACAGTTCTTTAGGGATTGAGTTTTGCACATTTCTACCAGTGCATATAGTGGGATCTACACCACAGATGGTGCGGAGTAGGGACTGAACTAAATCACTTAGaccagagatcatcaactagattcagccaagGATGGTCAGGGGGCTGGAACCTAatcacaaatcatttgtagaccgcaaattgaccacaagaagcccaaacagatataacatTTGGCTAAaatataatcatttcaaaccttgcttagaTTTGTAAAcaatcacatctctctctatgtgtgggaATAccttggaacagatttccaacaTTTACTGATGTTagtattttatgtccaacaaGTAACCCAAACCCTTATAAAATCAtgggccgccagttggggaaccctgacaTACGACTTTGGACCACTTTAGAGATATAAACATGTGATTTGAACTTAGATTCAGGGGTGAACTATTTCTCTGATAGCATTGAGACTTCACCACAGCCTCTTTATGGTTGCCTAAATACATTATAGCTTTATGACTTCATTTTCCCTCCCCCAGATATATTCAAACAATCAAAACTCTGATCAGGTGTCTGAAATCACAGGATCAGTGAGGCGTAGCCAATGGGTACGAGCCCCTCTCGGTCTCCCTGACGACAGCGAATCCAGTCGTGATCGACTCCCCCTAAAACCACTAACTCCTCCCCTTTCTGGAAGCttagctccgcccctgtgccagAGTGGTCGCATAGTGTTCTGACTGacctgagaaagagagaagaataaGTGATACTACTGTAAAAACATAAGAATGACGTAAAACTGTCATAGACAGTCATGACAACTGAACTGATGTCCGAACAAACATGTAATCTAGATATATTTCCAATACCTGAGGGGTCTTGGGTTGTCCcatgtctcctccatctctttctcgaACACCTCTTCTACCTGCTGGGGCTCCAGCGCCCTCCTCTGGTTAGCGCTGGAACTGCTGCTCACCATCCGGGTCAGAACAGACACCCCTGGAGACAACCACTGAGACGGAcgtctggggagggagagagatacatcaGTGATAAGAGTAAGATACTTCAACTGTCTAGTATCAGAAAactatcacacaaacacacacacacaccagcgcaCCTGGTTGGAAGTGTGGGTATCGTGGGGTTATTGGAGGCTCCAAACAGCCGTCCCAAACCCCAGGGGACCGCCAATGCTCCGTCGACCTGAGGAGGGTCACTCCTGGCCTGGGTACTGGTCTGGGGCTCTGGGGGGTCTCTGGATGTCCCCTCCTGGTTCTGTACTGCAGACAGGCTGAGTTCAGCCAGGTTCTGGCCCAGCTTGCCCCCCCAGCGTACCACAGCCCCCCATCCCTGCTGGATCACCTAGGGAGAGAATAACAGCTCAGAAAAGTGCTGTGTGGTACAGACACTCACCCATGCATtcaaacaaagacacacacacacgttgaattGTGCTCACCTGTCCTGCCTGTTGGGAGAGACTGGCCTCCTCAACATTAGGAGGTGCTAGCTCCCTAATTTCTTTCTCCTGAACCCACATCAGCTGAGGACTTGTCTCCGCAAGACCCCCAGAGACCTTTGCAGACTCCACACTGAGACTCGCTGGCTTCAGTGACTCCACCAACCCTCCCACCCCTGAGTTGGCCAGGGACGACGAGCTCACATTATGATTGGTCGCCTCGGGTTCTGTTCTCCCAAAGTCCAGCTCTGATAGGCTCTCGAGATAGCTGCTGCCCCTGCTTTGGGAAGCGGACCCCCGGGGCGAGAGCCTGAACCACAGGTCCTGATTGGGTGGGCTGGGGATCTCTGGGCTGTGATTGGCTGGATCCAGGTGGTGGTGCTGGAAGAGCAGGTCGAGGTTAAGGGTCAGGAGACTGAGGGgctgcagcaggaggaggagctcCTCAAACAGAGGCTGGCAGGAAGTCAATGACAAACGCATGAAGGAGGAGGGCTGGTAGAACGTCACCAACAcatctgacagagagagggggagggcgaaggagagagcgagagaaagagacggagggggagagagggggcgaaggagagagggagagaaagagacagagggggagagagggggcgaaggagagagagagaagagacggagggggagagagggggcgaaggagagagagagagaaagagacggagggggagagaggggagcgaaggagagagagaaagagacggagggggagagagggggcgaaggagagagagagagagaaagaggcggaaggggagagagggggtgaaggagagagagagaaagagacggagggggagagagaggggggcgaaggagagagagagagaaagagacagaggggaggcgaaggagagagagagagaaagagacggagggggagagagaggggcgaaggagagagagagagaaagagacagagggggaggcgaaggagagagagagagaaagagacagaagggggagagggggtgtggtgaaggagagagagagaaagagacagagggggagagggggagtgaaggagagagagagaaagagacagagggggagagggggagtgaaggagagagagagaaagagacagagggggtgtggttaaggaaggagtgagaaagagacagagggggtgtggtgaaggaaggagtgagaaagagacagagggggtgtggtgaaggaaggagtgagaaagagacagagggggtgtggtgaaggagagagagagagagacagagggggtgaagggaggagagagaaagacagagggggtgtggtgaagtagagagagagagagagcgagacagagggggtgtggtgaagtagagagagagagcgagacagagggagggtgtggtgaagtagagagagagagagcgagacagaggggggtgaagggaggagtgagaaagagacagagggggtgaagggaggagtgagaaagagacagagggggggtgaagggaggagtgagagagagacagagggggggtgAAGGGAGGAGTGAGAAATAATGTTGTAATATATTAATATTCAAACAGATAGATTGCGGACATGAACTTTAGTCTTCAGAGACTTACCACTGCATGACTGGAGATGGGACAGCCAGAAATCCATAAGCTTGATGCTGAACAAGAGAGACAAGAAGCAGGTGAGAATTGGAATTTAAAAAGTCAAACAGAAAAACCCTAGGAGAGAAGAGCCAGGTCTTAAAGATCAtgttagaaagcaaattacagactcctctttaaatctgcgtattccttcaaagctcagttgtcctgagtctgcacaactctgccaggacctaggatcaagagagacgctcaagtattttagtactatatctcttgacacaatgatgaaaataatcatggcctctaaaccttcaagctgcatactggaccctattccaactaaactactgaaagagctgcttcctgtgcttggccctcctatgttgaacataataaacggctctctatccaccgtatgtgtaccaaactcactaaaagtggcagtaataaagcctctcttgaaaaatccaaaccttgacccagaaaatataaaaaactatcggcctatatcgaatcttccattcctctcaaaacttttagaaaaggctgttgcgcagcaactcacggccttcctgaagacaaacaatgtatacgaaatgcttcagtctggttttagaccccatcatagcactgagactgcacttgtgaaggtggtaaattaccttttaatggcatcagaccgaggctctgcatctgtcctcgtgctcctagaccttagtgttgcttttgataccatcgatcacattcttttggagagattggaaacccaaattggtttacacggacaagttctggcctggtttagatcttatctgtcggaaagataacaatttgtcctctgacaaatcaactgtaaatgtcggtgttcctcaaagttttgttttaggaccactattggtGGTCAGGACCACTATTGGTGGTCAAGGTtttgttttaggaccactatcactatatattttacctcttgcagatgtcattcgaaaacataatgttaactttcactgctgtgccgatgacacacagctgtacatttcaatgaaacatggtgaagctccAAAATTGTCCTCGcaagaagcatgtgtttcagacataaagaAGTGGATgcctgcaaactttctacttttaaactcggacaaaacagagatgcttgttctaggtcccaacaaacaaagagatcttctgttgaatctgacaattaatcttaatggttgtacagtcgtcttaaataaaactgtgaaggacctcggcgttactctggacgctgatctctcttttgaagtaCATATccagaccatttcaaggacagcttttttccatctacgtaacattgcaaaaatcagaaactttctgtccaa of Oncorhynchus gorbuscha isolate QuinsamMale2020 ecotype Even-year linkage group LG15, OgorEven_v1.0, whole genome shotgun sequence contains these proteins:
- the LOC123998204 gene encoding AP-4 complex accessory subunit RUSC1-like isoform X5 translates to MGDDVKVPLRGLGLSSLCLLEKRALVSAVSVAVEAILAQFSSSRTLVQKSASINKALSGDSSVNPSLGRLVLQCLCPALRSLLSDGLKPHQSDLISGRRPNSTWALVQASTRPGRNSGAQYRGPSTQSLYSLQARIGELPQLRQNKHRFNAFLLGLLNIKLMDFWLSHLQSCSDVLVTFYQPSSFMRLSLTSCQPLFEELLLLLQPLSLLTLNLDLLFQHHHLDPANHSPEIPSPPNQDLWFRLSPRGSASQSRGSSYLESLSELDFGRTEPEATNHNVSSSSLANSGVGGLVESLKPASLSVESAKVSGGLAETSPQLMWVQEKEIRELAPPNVEEASLSQQAGQVIQQGWGAVVRWGGKLGQNLAELSLSAVQNQEGTSRDPPEPQTSTQARSDPPQVDGALAVPWGLGRLFGASNNPTIPTLPTRRPSQWLSPGVSVLTRMVSSSSSANQRRALEPQQVEEVFEKEMEETWDNPRPLRSVRTLCDHSGTGAELSFQKGEELVVLGGVDHDWIRCRQGDREGLVPIGYASLIL
- the LOC123998204 gene encoding AP-4 complex accessory subunit RUSC1-like isoform X4; its protein translation is MFQKAEDAIGQPELCPSQRIGCSASEGNMWRMDGQRKEEGEKRKEEVEVRGTADGGRTCESRTTAVRSVSFASSVQRGGTSWMGDDVKVPLRGLGLSSLCLLEKRALVSAVSVAVEAILAQFSSSRTLVQKSASINKALSGDSSVNPSLGRLVLQCLCPALRSLLSDGLKPHQSDLISGRRPNSTWALVQASTRPGPSTQSLYSLQARIGELPQLRQNKHRFNAFLLGLLNIKLMDFWLSHLQSCSDVLVTFYQPSSFMRLSLTSCQPLFEELLLLLQPLSLLTLNLDLLFQHHHLDPANHSPEIPSPPNQDLWFRLSPRGSASQSRGSSYLESLSELDFGRTEPEATNHNVSSSSLANSGVGGLVESLKPASLSVESAKVSGGLAETSPQLMWVQEKEIRELAPPNVEEASLSQQAGQVIQQGWGAVVRWGGKLGQNLAELSLSAVQNQEGTSRDPPEPQTSTQARSDPPQVDGALAVPWGLGRLFGASNNPTIPTLPTRRPSQWLSPGVSVLTRMVSSSSSANQRRALEPQQVEEVFEKEMEETWDNPRPLRSVRTLCDHSGTGAELSFQKGEELVVLGGVDHDWIRCRQGDREGLVPIGYASLIL
- the LOC123998204 gene encoding AP-4 complex accessory subunit RUSC1-like isoform X3 encodes the protein MFQKAEDAIGQPELCPSQRIGCSASEGNMWRMDGQRKEEGEKRKEEVEVRGTADGGRTCESRTTAVRSVSFASSVQRGGTSWMGDDVKVPLRGLGLSSLCLLEKRALVSAVSVAVEAILAQFSSSRTLVQKALSGDSSVNPSLGRLVLQCLCPALRSLLSDGLKPHQSDLISGRRPNSTWALVQASTRPGRNSGAQYRGPSTQSLYSLQARIGELPQLRQNKHRFNAFLLGLLNIKLMDFWLSHLQSCSDVLVTFYQPSSFMRLSLTSCQPLFEELLLLLQPLSLLTLNLDLLFQHHHLDPANHSPEIPSPPNQDLWFRLSPRGSASQSRGSSYLESLSELDFGRTEPEATNHNVSSSSLANSGVGGLVESLKPASLSVESAKVSGGLAETSPQLMWVQEKEIRELAPPNVEEASLSQQAGQVIQQGWGAVVRWGGKLGQNLAELSLSAVQNQEGTSRDPPEPQTSTQARSDPPQVDGALAVPWGLGRLFGASNNPTIPTLPTRRPSQWLSPGVSVLTRMVSSSSSANQRRALEPQQVEEVFEKEMEETWDNPRPLRSVRTLCDHSGTGAELSFQKGEELVVLGGVDHDWIRCRQGDREGLVPIGYASLIL
- the LOC123998204 gene encoding AP-4 complex accessory subunit RUSC1-like isoform X2, producing the protein MFQKAEDAIGQPELCPSQRIGCSASEGNMWRMDGQRKEEGEKRKEEVEVRGTADGGRTCESRTTAVRSVSFASSVQRGGTSWMGDDVKVPLRGLGLSSLCLLEKRALVSAVSVAVEAILAQFSSSRTLVQKSASINKALSGDSSVNPSLGRLVLQCLCPALRSLLSDGLKPHQSDLISGRRPNSTWALVQASTRPGRNSGAQYRGPSTQSLYSLQARIGELPQLRQNKHRFNAFLLGLLNIKLMDFWLSHLQSCSDVLVTFYQPSSFMRLSLTSCQPLFEELLLLLQPLSLLTLNLDLLFQHHHLDPANHSPEIPSPPNQDLWFRLSPRGSASQSRGSSYLESLSELDFGRTEPEATNHNVSSSSLANSGVGGLVESLKPASLSVESAKVSGGLAETSPQLMWVQEKEIRELAPPNVEEASLSQQAGQVIQQGWGAVVRWGGKLGQNLAELSLSAVQNQEGTSRDPPEPQTSTQARSDPPQVDGALAVPWGLGRLFGASNNPTIPTLPTRRPSQWLSPGVSVLTRMVSSSSSANQRRALEPQQVEEVFEKEMEETWDNPRPLRSVRTLCDHSGTGAELSFQKGEELVVLGGVDHDWIRCRQGDREGLVPIGYASLIL